From a single Pseudomonas cremoricolorata genomic region:
- a CDS encoding UPF0149 family protein produces the protein MSFAEQLTRLQAFLDADELHEEALDYVAAHGYLTALSISAEDVPEREWIDALFAEEPHYASEAQHTEVEATLVALKAHIARQLASEEDFELPCDLDLTDEPDDSELRGWCIGFMEGVFLREEIWFENAEEEVSEMLLPIMVGSGLFDEQPEFADIASNANLQDDMIVQIPEALTALFLLLHAPDEKPALLKPRHH, from the coding sequence ATGTCCTTCGCCGAGCAACTCACCCGCCTGCAAGCCTTCCTCGATGCCGATGAGCTGCACGAAGAAGCACTGGACTATGTCGCCGCCCATGGCTACCTGACTGCGCTGTCGATCAGCGCCGAAGACGTGCCCGAGCGCGAATGGATCGACGCGCTGTTCGCCGAAGAGCCGCACTACGCCAGCGAAGCCCAGCACACCGAGGTCGAGGCCACACTGGTCGCACTGAAGGCGCACATTGCCCGTCAACTGGCCAGCGAAGAAGATTTCGAGCTGCCCTGCGACCTCGATCTGACAGACGAGCCGGACGACTCCGAGCTGCGCGGCTGGTGCATCGGCTTTATGGAGGGGGTGTTCCTGCGCGAAGAGATCTGGTTCGAAAACGCCGAAGAAGAAGTCAGCGAGATGCTCCTGCCGATCATGGTCGGATCGGGCTTGTTCGACGAGCAACCCGAGTTCGCCGACATCGCCAGCAACGCCAACCTGCAGGACGACATGATCGTGCAGATTCCTGAAGCGCTGACCGCGTTGTTCCTGTTGCTGCACGCACCTGACGAGAAGCCGGCGCTGCTCAAGCCACGCCATCACTGA